A single Verrucomicrobiia bacterium DNA region contains:
- a CDS encoding GNAT family N-acetyltransferase — protein MRELNAADLDEIVRVHGAAFPESILTLFGPEAVKRYYAWQLSGPHDIAFLGLFMDGRLAAFCLGGIFQGAMKGFVRKNRAWLAAKLFSSPSLWTQRRFWRKAAAIRGMFRFCPRGAKAAPAPVPCDSFGISAIAVDPARRREGLGRKLMDASQEIALARGFLKMDLSVNPSNRGAISFYESLGWKKTGDGTDWNGCMIKNLEKEIA, from the coding sequence TTGAGAGAGCTGAACGCGGCCGATCTTGACGAGATCGTCCGGGTGCATGGCGCGGCGTTCCCGGAAAGCATCCTGACCTTGTTCGGGCCTGAAGCCGTGAAACGGTATTATGCCTGGCAGCTGTCCGGGCCGCACGACATCGCGTTTCTCGGTCTGTTCATGGACGGCCGCCTCGCGGCGTTTTGCCTGGGAGGAATTTTTCAGGGGGCGATGAAAGGGTTTGTGAGGAAAAACAGGGCATGGCTTGCGGCAAAATTATTTTCGAGCCCGTCACTGTGGACCCAGCGCAGGTTCTGGCGGAAGGCCGCCGCGATCCGCGGCATGTTCCGGTTTTGTCCGCGCGGCGCAAAGGCGGCTCCCGCGCCCGTTCCCTGTGATTCTTTCGGGATCTCGGCCATCGCCGTGGATCCGGCCAGGCGCAGGGAAGGGCTCGGCAGGAAGCTGATGGATGCGTCCCAGGAAATCGCCCTTGCGCGCGGATTTTTGAAGATGGACCTTTCGGTCAACCCTTCGAACCGCGGCGCGATCTCCTTTTATGAAAGCCTCGGATGGAAAAAGACCGGGGACGGAACGGACTGGAACGGCTGCATGATCAAAAATCTGGAAAAGGAAATCGCATGA
- the wecB gene encoding UDP-N-acetylglucosamine 2-epimerase (non-hydrolyzing) gives MILNVVGARPNFVKMAPVVKEMIRRGMPQVLVHTGQHYDREMSDLFFRDLEFPAPDMNLGVGSGTHAAQTAKILESFEPVCIKVKPRLVLVAGDVNSTIACALAAAKLHIPVAHLEAGLRSFDRGMPEEINRILTDHLAELLFTTEPSGKKHLNAEGIGDSKIHFVGNTMIDSLREFLARSLAREPWKAKGLEEKKYGLVTLHRPENLEDASKLSGIHAALEETGKILPLIFPMHPRTKARFAELNMRWTHVKICEPLGYLDFLGMMARARLVLTDSGGIQEETTALGVPCLTLRGNTERPVTIEEGTNRVIGTDPARIAEEVRSALNGGQRKEARVPSLWDGKAAARVADVIQAWKAAS, from the coding sequence GTGATTCTGAACGTCGTAGGAGCGCGTCCGAATTTCGTCAAAATGGCGCCCGTCGTCAAGGAAATGATCCGGAGGGGAATGCCGCAGGTCCTCGTGCACACGGGCCAGCATTATGACCGCGAAATGTCGGACCTTTTTTTCAGGGACCTCGAATTTCCCGCGCCCGACATGAATCTCGGCGTCGGTTCCGGAACCCATGCCGCGCAGACGGCGAAGATCCTGGAAAGTTTCGAGCCGGTTTGCATCAAAGTGAAGCCCAGGCTTGTGCTCGTCGCCGGGGACGTCAACTCGACGATCGCCTGCGCGCTTGCGGCGGCGAAACTGCACATTCCCGTGGCGCACCTCGAGGCGGGTCTGCGTTCTTTCGACCGCGGCATGCCGGAAGAAATCAACCGCATTCTCACGGACCATCTCGCGGAGCTCCTTTTCACGACGGAGCCGAGCGGGAAAAAACACCTCAACGCGGAAGGCATCGGAGATTCGAAGATCCATTTCGTGGGCAACACCATGATCGACAGCCTGCGTGAATTTCTCGCGAGGAGCCTGGCGAGGGAACCCTGGAAAGCGAAAGGGCTGGAAGAGAAAAAATACGGACTGGTCACGCTGCACCGCCCCGAAAACCTGGAGGACGCTTCCAAGCTCTCGGGCATCCACGCCGCCCTCGAAGAGACGGGGAAAATCCTTCCGCTGATTTTTCCGATGCACCCGCGGACCAAGGCCCGTTTCGCGGAACTGAACATGCGGTGGACGCACGTCAAAATCTGCGAGCCTCTCGGATATCTGGATTTCCTGGGCATGATGGCGCGCGCCCGGCTTGTCCTGACCGACTCCGGCGGCATTCAGGAAGAAACCACCGCGCTTGGCGTGCCGTGCCTCACGCTGCGCGGCAATACGGAAAGGCCCGTGACGATCGAAGAGGGCACCAACCGCGTCATCGGCACCGATCCCGCACGCATCGCCGAAGAAGTGCGGTCGGCCTTGAACGGCGGGCAGCGCAAAGAAGCGCGGGTTCCTTCCCTGTGGGACGGTAAGGCCGCGGCACGCGTCGCCGATGTCATCCAGGCCTGGAAGGCGGCATCATGA
- a CDS encoding glycosyltransferase family 4 protein — MKIIFLTQYYPPETGAPQSRLSFLAESMVRKGHSVTVLTGMPNYPTGRIFPGWGGFVRKEERNGVRVLRSWIYPTQSTATLPRLTNYFSFVFSSLAVGAFLLPRADYLLTESPPLFLGITGYLLSRLKRARWIFNVSDLWPESAVRLKKIRAGSLGHRLASRLEHFCYRKCWMVSGQARGIVSDIQKRFPEIRTFHLSNGVDARAFDPEKANETSRRELGPESSCVAVYAGLHGLAQGLDQILDAAGAAPGSFRAIFFGDGPEKKALLEKSRHMGLRNVEFREGVSADKVPAYLASADFVLVPLAVDLPGAVPSKLYEGMASGKPVLLVAAGEPAEIVRKYRCGIAVEPGDLAGLRAAIEALCSDKEIRDSMGEAGRRAAMEHFNKETISERFAALLEEELPL; from the coding sequence ATGAAAATTATTTTCCTGACTCAATATTATCCGCCGGAAACGGGCGCGCCTCAGTCGCGGCTTTCCTTTCTGGCCGAATCCATGGTGAGGAAAGGCCACAGCGTCACGGTTTTGACCGGCATGCCGAATTATCCGACCGGGCGGATCTTCCCGGGCTGGGGCGGATTTGTCCGGAAAGAGGAACGGAACGGCGTCCGGGTCTTGCGGAGCTGGATTTATCCGACGCAGTCGACCGCGACCCTGCCGCGACTTACGAATTATTTTTCGTTCGTGTTCTCGTCGCTTGCCGTGGGGGCGTTTTTGCTTCCCCGGGCCGATTATCTTCTGACGGAGAGCCCGCCGCTTTTTCTCGGGATCACCGGCTACCTGCTGAGCCGCCTGAAGCGCGCGCGCTGGATATTCAACGTTTCGGATTTATGGCCCGAGTCCGCGGTCCGGCTGAAAAAAATCCGCGCCGGAAGCCTGGGGCACAGGCTTGCGTCCCGTCTCGAGCATTTCTGTTACCGCAAATGCTGGATGGTGAGCGGACAGGCCCGGGGGATCGTGAGCGACATCCAAAAAAGATTTCCGGAAATCAGGACCTTCCATTTATCCAACGGGGTGGACGCGCGGGCTTTCGATCCCGAAAAAGCGAACGAGACGTCCCGCCGGGAACTCGGGCCGGAATCGTCCTGCGTCGCCGTTTACGCGGGGCTCCACGGCCTCGCTCAGGGACTGGATCAGATCCTCGACGCGGCCGGCGCCGCGCCGGGTTCTTTCCGGGCGATATTCTTCGGCGACGGCCCCGAGAAAAAAGCGCTGCTGGAAAAGAGCCGGCACATGGGCCTGCGTAATGTCGAATTCCGCGAAGGCGTTTCTGCCGATAAAGTGCCTGCGTACCTGGCTTCCGCGGATTTCGTCCTGGTGCCGCTGGCTGTCGATCTTCCGGGCGCGGTCCCGTCGAAACTTTATGAGGGGATGGCCTCGGGAAAGCCCGTGCTGCTCGTGGCCGCGGGCGAGCCGGCTGAAATCGTCCGCAAATACCGCTGCGGCATCGCCGTCGAACCGGGCGACCTCGCGGGCCTGCGGGCCGCGATCGAGGCCCTGTGTTCGGACAAAGAGATCCGGGATTCCATGGGCGAGGCGGGCCGCAGGGCCGCTATGGAGCATTTCAATAAAGAAACGATCTCAGAGCGGTTCGCCGCTCTGCTCGAAGAGGAGCTGCCGTTGTGA
- the asnB gene encoding asparagine synthase (glutamine-hydrolyzing) — MCGIAGMQLKPPHKAGEEALKQMGMLQKHRGPDHFGFVLKGNLGFAHNRLSIVDPSPAGHQPFSDGRRVLVYNGEIYNHQDLRKELSAKGIVFKSGSDTESLFHALVHLGVEETLRKISGMYAFAFADLDGDVVYLCRDRYGIKPLLWLENEKGIYWASEAKAFKPVAPLEVEPVRTFFSASGLGDQSGEYTVFKGVRQVQPGTYLVCKGGKRAETRRYHDLRQEIDPHYHAELDSMPFEKVQGLFGGLVENSVRRMLMSDVPMGSFVSGGVDSSLIAFWAAKLDAPHTLFTANVVGAYSEYEDAKMLAAFLGKKLEAFEFRPEMMLSGWASCTYHYECPMVTHINAIPFAKVAELASRAGVKAVLTGEGSDELFWGYPHLHWGRWKKALRFPLELSKKLYGIVPGLSNRVYDEMHSIHPFLERTARAFEPVLTRGAAQDAYSFLPAGQRQAYAQSLEMMKHGLLSLLHRNDRMGMSSGIESRFPYLDDALVRFALNLPARFRRGFSLKALDIKHPFMMDKKILRLEAARRVPARLAFKRKMGFPMYGHRHLRVKPAFFKGGFLEELLGLSAPALELMCAGEPADFLSKTVSVEIFGRIFAAEQSPEAVTQSLVENASLQY, encoded by the coding sequence ATGTGCGGCATAGCGGGCATGCAGCTCAAGCCGCCTCACAAGGCCGGCGAAGAAGCGCTGAAGCAGATGGGGATGCTCCAGAAGCACCGGGGCCCCGACCATTTCGGATTTGTGTTGAAAGGAAATCTGGGTTTCGCGCACAACCGCCTGAGCATCGTCGATCCCTCGCCCGCGGGCCACCAGCCCTTTTCGGACGGGCGCCGCGTGCTTGTTTACAACGGCGAGATTTACAATCATCAGGATCTCCGGAAAGAACTTTCCGCGAAAGGGATTGTTTTTAAATCCGGCTCCGACACCGAATCGCTGTTTCATGCCCTCGTCCATCTGGGCGTCGAAGAGACGCTGCGAAAGATAAGCGGGATGTACGCGTTCGCCTTCGCGGACCTCGACGGGGACGTCGTGTACCTGTGCCGTGACCGTTACGGCATCAAGCCGCTTCTGTGGCTCGAAAACGAGAAAGGGATTTACTGGGCTTCCGAAGCCAAGGCCTTCAAGCCGGTCGCGCCTTTGGAAGTCGAACCCGTCCGGACGTTTTTTTCCGCGTCAGGCCTCGGGGACCAGTCGGGCGAGTACACGGTCTTCAAAGGCGTCAGGCAGGTGCAGCCGGGAACTTATCTCGTCTGCAAAGGCGGAAAGCGGGCGGAGACGCGCCGCTATCACGACCTCCGGCAAGAGATCGACCCGCATTATCATGCGGAATTGGACAGCATGCCTTTTGAAAAAGTGCAGGGCCTTTTCGGCGGGCTCGTGGAAAACAGCGTCCGCAGGATGCTCATGAGCGATGTGCCCATGGGATCTTTCGTGAGCGGCGGCGTGGATTCCTCGCTGATCGCGTTTTGGGCCGCAAAGCTCGACGCGCCGCACACGCTTTTCACCGCGAACGTCGTCGGAGCCTATTCGGAGTATGAAGACGCGAAAATGCTGGCCGCATTTTTGGGCAAGAAGCTGGAGGCCTTTGAATTCCGGCCCGAGATGATGCTCTCGGGCTGGGCTTCCTGCACTTACCATTACGAATGTCCGATGGTCACGCACATCAACGCGATCCCGTTCGCGAAGGTCGCGGAGCTGGCGAGCCGCGCCGGAGTCAAGGCCGTCCTGACCGGCGAAGGAAGCGACGAATTATTCTGGGGCTACCCGCATCTCCATTGGGGCCGCTGGAAAAAAGCGCTGCGTTTCCCGCTCGAGCTGAGCAAAAAACTCTACGGCATCGTCCCGGGCCTCAGCAACCGCGTCTACGACGAGATGCATTCCATCCATCCGTTTCTCGAGAGGACCGCGCGCGCTTTCGAGCCCGTGCTCACGCGCGGCGCGGCGCAGGACGCGTACTCCTTTCTGCCCGCGGGACAGAGGCAAGCCTACGCGCAGAGCCTCGAGATGATGAAGCACGGCCTGCTTTCGCTTTTGCACCGCAATGACCGCATGGGCATGAGCTCCGGGATCGAGTCGAGGTTTCCTTATCTGGACGACGCCCTGGTCCGTTTCGCATTGAATCTCCCGGCGCGCTTCCGGCGGGGTTTTTCTTTGAAGGCGCTCGACATCAAGCATCCGTTCATGATGGACAAAAAAATCCTGAGGCTCGAGGCCGCGCGCCGCGTCCCGGCGCGCCTGGCGTTCAAGCGGAAGATGGGTTTTCCGATGTACGGCCACCGCCATCTGCGGGTCAAACCCGCGTTCTTTAAGGGAGGGTTTTTGGAAGAGCTTCTCGGCCTTTCGGCGCCGGCTCTGGAACTGATGTGCGCCGGCGAGCCGGCCGATTTTCTGTCAAAGACCGTTTCCGTGGAAATCTTCGGAAGAATTTTCGCGGCGGAGCAATCTCCGGAAGCGGTGACCCAGAGCCTTGTCGAAAATGCTTCGCTGCAGTATTAA